The following coding sequences are from one Diospyros lotus cultivar Yz01 chromosome 7, ASM1463336v1, whole genome shotgun sequence window:
- the LOC127806581 gene encoding ethylene-responsive transcription factor ERF017-like, with amino-acid sequence MVRPEEEAMAAERSSDGHGATRYKGVRKRKWGKWVSEIRLPNSRDRIWLGSYDSPEKAARAFDAALFCLRGPSANFNFPDNPPHIPSGGSLSSAEIQVAAARFANFQSQTSNYSAHRSSSSSSSSSSTSEMHARLESLSPSVCCGVGTGQVGGMVDRTFLNHFAGMGPSDNTNPAPLAASFDAFPEFDDFSNDFFVPPLPGATDYGEETSDGACTHDSFLWNF; translated from the coding sequence atggtgaggCCGGAGGAGGAGGCAATGGCGGCCGAGCGGAGCAGCGACGGCCATGGCGCCACCAGGTACAAGGGCGTCAGGAAGAGAAAGTGGGGCAAGTGGGTGTCGGAGATCAGGCTGCCCAACAGCCGCGACCGCATTTGGCTCGGTTCCTACGATTCGCCGGAGAAGGCGGCCAGGGCTTTCGACGCCGCTCTCTTCTGCCTCCGCGGGCCCTCCGCTAACTTCAACTTCCCCGACAACCCGCCCCACATCCCCAGTGGCGGCTCCCTCAGCTCCGCCGAGATCCAGGTAGCCGCCGCTCGGTTCGCCAATTTCCAGTCGCAGACCAGTAACTACTCGGCTCatcgttcttcttcttcttcttcgtcgtcGTCTTCGACGTCCGAAATGCATGCACGCCTAGAGTCTCTGTCTCCGTCGGTCTGCTGCGGCGTGGGGACGGGCCAAGTGGGGGGCATGGTGGACAGGACGTTTTTGAATCATTTCGCCGGCATGGGTCCGTCTGATAATACTAATCCTGCTCCGCTGGCGGCGTCGTTTGATGCTTTCCCGGAGTTCGACGATTTCTCGAACGATTTCTTTGTGCCGCCGCTCCCCGGAGCAACGGATTATGGAGAAGAAACTTCCGATGGCGCTTGCACCCACGATTCATTTCTGTGGAATTTCTAG